In a genomic window of Vidua chalybeata isolate OUT-0048 chromosome 30, bVidCha1 merged haplotype, whole genome shotgun sequence:
- the PFKM gene encoding ATP-dependent 6-phosphofructokinase, muscle type isoform X1 → MVAVPVGPGPSPGLGRFLAPAALSLGALLLLLLLSFLPPGPSRRRSAGRKMSPSPAGAQHAETLGVGKAIAVLTSGGDAQGMNAAVRAVVRVGIYTGARVFFVCEGYQGLVDGGDHIREATWESVSMMLQLGGTVIGSARCQDFRTREGRLRAARNLVKRGITNLCVIGGDGSLTGADTFRAEWGGLLAELLKTGGITAEEAQRSSHLNIVGMVGSIDNDFCGTDMTIGTDSALHRIMEIVDAITTTAQSHQRTFVLEVMGRHCGYLALITALACGADWVFIPESPPEDDWEEHLCRRLAETRDGGSRLNIIIVAEGAIDKHGKPITSDDIKALVVKRLGYDTRVTILGHVQRGGTPSAFDRILASRMGVEAVMALLEGTPDTPACVVSLSGNQAVRLPLMECVQVTKDVTTAMNEGRFEDAVKLRGRSFQNNWNVYKLLAHIRPPATKSGYTVAVMNVGAPAAGMNAAVRATVRIGLIHGHRMLAVHDGFEGLAFGMVEEIGWNTVGSWTGLGGSKLGTKRTLPKKYFEEISANISKFGIHGLIIIGGFEAFTGGLEMVEGRGRFDELCIPLCIVPATVSNNVPGSDFSIGADTALNTITTTCDLIKQSAAGTKRRVFIIETMGGFCGYLATMAGLAAGADAAYIFEEPFSSRDLQANVDHLTEKMKTTVKRGLVLRNERCNENYTTDFIYNLYSEEGKGVFDCRKNVLGHMQQGGSPTPFDRNFGTKMGAKAVAWITGKIKECSRHGRIFANTADSACLLGMRKRSLVFQPIAELRQQTDFEHRIPKEQWWLKLRPILKILAKYNIELDTSETAHLEHLTRKVLVPEATL, encoded by the exons ATGGTGGCGGTCCCGGTGGGCCCGGGGCCGTCCCCGGGGCTGGGCCGGTTCCTGGCCCCGGCCGCGCTCTCCTTGGGCgcgctcctcctcctcctcctgctgtcctTCCTCCCGCCCGGCCCGAGCCGGCGGCGCTCCGCAG gcaggaaaATGTCCCCGAGCCCCGCGGGAGCCCAGCACGCCGAGACCCTGGGGGTCGGCAAAGCCATCGCCGTCCTCACCTCCGGGGGGGACGCGCAGG GGATGAACGCGGCCGTGCGTGCCGTGGTGCGCGTGGGGATCTACACCGGGGCCAGGGTGTTCTTCGTGTGTGAG ggCTACCAGGGGCTGGTGGACGGTGGCGACCACATCAGGGAGGCCACGTGGGAGAGCGTGTCCATGATGTTGCAGCTG ggtggcacGGTGATCGGCAGCGCGCGCTGCCAGGATTTCCGCACGCGCGAGGGGCGGCTGCGCGCCGCGCGGAACTTGGTCAAGCGTGGCATCACCAACCTGTGCGTGATCGGCGGCGACGGCAGCCTCACCGGCGCCGACACCTTCCGCGCCGAGTGGGGGGGactcctggcagagctgctcaaaACCG gtggCATCACGGCAGAGGAGGCGCAGCGCTCGAGCCACCTGAACATCGTGGGCATGGTGGGCTCCATCGACAACGACTTCTGCGGCACCGACATGACCATCGGCACCGACTCGGCGCTGCACCGCATCATGGAGATCGTGGACGCCATCACCACCACGGCGCAGAG CCACCAGAGGACCTTTGTGCTGGAGGTGATGGGGCGGCACTGCGG GTACCTGGCGCTGATCACGGCCCTGGCCTGCGGCGCTGATTGGGTTTTCATCCCCGAGTCACCTCCTGAGGATGACTGGGAGGAGCACCTGTGCAGGAGGCTGGCTGAG ACCCGTGACGGCGGCTCCAGGCTCAACATCATCATCGTGGCCGAGGGCGCCATTGACAAGCATGGCAAACCCATCACCTCAGATGACATCAAAGCC CTGGTGGTGAAACGTCTGGGGTACGACACCAGGGTGACCATCCTGGGCCACGTCCAGCGTGGGGGGACTCCCTCAGCCTTCGACCGCATCCTG gccAGCAGGATGGGCGTGGAGGCCGTGATGGCGCTGCTGGAGGGGACGCCGGACACACCGGCCTGCGTGGTCAGTCTGTCCGGCAACCAGGCCGTGCGCCTGCCCCTCATGGAGTGTGTCCAGGTG aCCAAGGACGTCACCACAGCCATGAACGAGGGACGCTTCGAGGACGCGGTGAAGCTGCGGGGCCG GAGCTTTCAGAACAACTGGAATGTCTACAAGCTGCTGGCTCACATCCGCCCGCCTGCCACCAAG agcggGTACACGGTGGCCGTGATGAACGTGGGCGCTCCGGCCGCCGGGATGAACGCGGCCGTGCGGGCGACCGTGAGGATCGGCCTCATCCACGGCCACCGGATGCTCGCAGTGCACGACGGCTTCGAGGGGCTGGCCTTTGGGATG GTGGAGGAGATTGGCTGGAATACCGTGGgcagctggacagggctgggaggatcCAAACTGGGCACCAAGAG GACTCTGCccaagaaatattttgaggaGATCAGCGCCAACATCAGCAAATTTGGGATTCATGGTCTTATCATCATCGGGGGCTTTGAG GCGTTCACGGGTGGCCTGGAGATGGTGGAGGGCCGGGGGCGCTTCGATGAGCTCTGCATCCCCCTGTGCATCGTGCCCGCCACCGTCTCCAACAACGTCCCCGGCTCCGACTTCAGCATCGGCGCCGACACCGCCCTCAACACCATCACCACC ACGTGTGACCTGATCAAGCAGTCGGCCGCAGGCACCAAGCGCCGCGTGTTCATCATCGAGACCATGGGCGGCTTCTGTGGCTACCTGGCCACCATGGCTGGGCTGGCGGCCGGCGCCGACGCCGCCTACATCTTCGAGGAGCCCTTCAGCAGCCGTGACCTGCAg GCCAACGTGGACCACCTGACGGAGAAGATGAAGACCACGGTGAAGAGGGGGCTTGTGCTCAG GAACGAGCGCTGCAATGAGAACTACACCACAGATTTCATCTACAACCTCTACTCCGAGGAGGGCAAAGGGGTTTTTGACTGCCGGAAAAACGTCCTGGGGCACATGCAGCAG ggaggcagCCCCACCCCCTTTGACCGTAATTTCGGCACCAAGATGGGCGCCAAGGCCGTGGCCTGGATCACCGGGAAGATCAAGGAGTGCTCCCGGCatg GCCGGATCTTTGCCAACACGGCTGACTCGGCGTGCCTGCTGGGGATGCGCAAGCGCAGCCTGGTGTTCCAGCCCATCGCTGAGCTGCGCCAGCAGACGGATTTCGA gcACCGCATCCCCAAGGAGCAGTGGTGGCTGAAGCTGCGGCCCATCCTCAAAATCCTGGCCAAGTACAACATCGAGCTGGACACGTCGGAGACGGCGCACCTGGAGCACCTGACCCGCAAGGTCCTGGTCCCCGAGGCCACCCTGTGA
- the PFKM gene encoding ATP-dependent 6-phosphofructokinase, muscle type isoform X3, which yields MNWNRSGGGRKMSPSPAGAQHAETLGVGKAIAVLTSGGDAQGMNAAVRAVVRVGIYTGARVFFVCEGYQGLVDGGDHIREATWESVSMMLQLGGTVIGSARCQDFRTREGRLRAARNLVKRGITNLCVIGGDGSLTGADTFRAEWGGLLAELLKTGGITAEEAQRSSHLNIVGMVGSIDNDFCGTDMTIGTDSALHRIMEIVDAITTTAQSHQRTFVLEVMGRHCGYLALITALACGADWVFIPESPPEDDWEEHLCRRLAETRDGGSRLNIIIVAEGAIDKHGKPITSDDIKALVVKRLGYDTRVTILGHVQRGGTPSAFDRILASRMGVEAVMALLEGTPDTPACVVSLSGNQAVRLPLMECVQVTKDVTTAMNEGRFEDAVKLRGRSFQNNWNVYKLLAHIRPPATKSGYTVAVMNVGAPAAGMNAAVRATVRIGLIHGHRMLAVHDGFEGLAFGMVEEIGWNTVGSWTGLGGSKLGTKRTLPKKYFEEISANISKFGIHGLIIIGGFEAFTGGLEMVEGRGRFDELCIPLCIVPATVSNNVPGSDFSIGADTALNTITTTCDLIKQSAAGTKRRVFIIETMGGFCGYLATMAGLAAGADAAYIFEEPFSSRDLQANVDHLTEKMKTTVKRGLVLRNERCNENYTTDFIYNLYSEEGKGVFDCRKNVLGHMQQGGSPTPFDRNFGTKMGAKAVAWITGKIKECSRHGRIFANTADSACLLGMRKRSLVFQPIAELRQQTDFEHRIPKEQWWLKLRPILKILAKYNIELDTSETAHLEHLTRKVLVPEATL from the exons ATGAACTGGAACCGGTCAGGGGGAG gcaggaaaATGTCCCCGAGCCCCGCGGGAGCCCAGCACGCCGAGACCCTGGGGGTCGGCAAAGCCATCGCCGTCCTCACCTCCGGGGGGGACGCGCAGG GGATGAACGCGGCCGTGCGTGCCGTGGTGCGCGTGGGGATCTACACCGGGGCCAGGGTGTTCTTCGTGTGTGAG ggCTACCAGGGGCTGGTGGACGGTGGCGACCACATCAGGGAGGCCACGTGGGAGAGCGTGTCCATGATGTTGCAGCTG ggtggcacGGTGATCGGCAGCGCGCGCTGCCAGGATTTCCGCACGCGCGAGGGGCGGCTGCGCGCCGCGCGGAACTTGGTCAAGCGTGGCATCACCAACCTGTGCGTGATCGGCGGCGACGGCAGCCTCACCGGCGCCGACACCTTCCGCGCCGAGTGGGGGGGactcctggcagagctgctcaaaACCG gtggCATCACGGCAGAGGAGGCGCAGCGCTCGAGCCACCTGAACATCGTGGGCATGGTGGGCTCCATCGACAACGACTTCTGCGGCACCGACATGACCATCGGCACCGACTCGGCGCTGCACCGCATCATGGAGATCGTGGACGCCATCACCACCACGGCGCAGAG CCACCAGAGGACCTTTGTGCTGGAGGTGATGGGGCGGCACTGCGG GTACCTGGCGCTGATCACGGCCCTGGCCTGCGGCGCTGATTGGGTTTTCATCCCCGAGTCACCTCCTGAGGATGACTGGGAGGAGCACCTGTGCAGGAGGCTGGCTGAG ACCCGTGACGGCGGCTCCAGGCTCAACATCATCATCGTGGCCGAGGGCGCCATTGACAAGCATGGCAAACCCATCACCTCAGATGACATCAAAGCC CTGGTGGTGAAACGTCTGGGGTACGACACCAGGGTGACCATCCTGGGCCACGTCCAGCGTGGGGGGACTCCCTCAGCCTTCGACCGCATCCTG gccAGCAGGATGGGCGTGGAGGCCGTGATGGCGCTGCTGGAGGGGACGCCGGACACACCGGCCTGCGTGGTCAGTCTGTCCGGCAACCAGGCCGTGCGCCTGCCCCTCATGGAGTGTGTCCAGGTG aCCAAGGACGTCACCACAGCCATGAACGAGGGACGCTTCGAGGACGCGGTGAAGCTGCGGGGCCG GAGCTTTCAGAACAACTGGAATGTCTACAAGCTGCTGGCTCACATCCGCCCGCCTGCCACCAAG agcggGTACACGGTGGCCGTGATGAACGTGGGCGCTCCGGCCGCCGGGATGAACGCGGCCGTGCGGGCGACCGTGAGGATCGGCCTCATCCACGGCCACCGGATGCTCGCAGTGCACGACGGCTTCGAGGGGCTGGCCTTTGGGATG GTGGAGGAGATTGGCTGGAATACCGTGGgcagctggacagggctgggaggatcCAAACTGGGCACCAAGAG GACTCTGCccaagaaatattttgaggaGATCAGCGCCAACATCAGCAAATTTGGGATTCATGGTCTTATCATCATCGGGGGCTTTGAG GCGTTCACGGGTGGCCTGGAGATGGTGGAGGGCCGGGGGCGCTTCGATGAGCTCTGCATCCCCCTGTGCATCGTGCCCGCCACCGTCTCCAACAACGTCCCCGGCTCCGACTTCAGCATCGGCGCCGACACCGCCCTCAACACCATCACCACC ACGTGTGACCTGATCAAGCAGTCGGCCGCAGGCACCAAGCGCCGCGTGTTCATCATCGAGACCATGGGCGGCTTCTGTGGCTACCTGGCCACCATGGCTGGGCTGGCGGCCGGCGCCGACGCCGCCTACATCTTCGAGGAGCCCTTCAGCAGCCGTGACCTGCAg GCCAACGTGGACCACCTGACGGAGAAGATGAAGACCACGGTGAAGAGGGGGCTTGTGCTCAG GAACGAGCGCTGCAATGAGAACTACACCACAGATTTCATCTACAACCTCTACTCCGAGGAGGGCAAAGGGGTTTTTGACTGCCGGAAAAACGTCCTGGGGCACATGCAGCAG ggaggcagCCCCACCCCCTTTGACCGTAATTTCGGCACCAAGATGGGCGCCAAGGCCGTGGCCTGGATCACCGGGAAGATCAAGGAGTGCTCCCGGCatg GCCGGATCTTTGCCAACACGGCTGACTCGGCGTGCCTGCTGGGGATGCGCAAGCGCAGCCTGGTGTTCCAGCCCATCGCTGAGCTGCGCCAGCAGACGGATTTCGA gcACCGCATCCCCAAGGAGCAGTGGTGGCTGAAGCTGCGGCCCATCCTCAAAATCCTGGCCAAGTACAACATCGAGCTGGACACGTCGGAGACGGCGCACCTGGAGCACCTGACCCGCAAGGTCCTGGTCCCCGAGGCCACCCTGTGA
- the PFKM gene encoding ATP-dependent 6-phosphofructokinase, muscle type isoform X2, with protein MGTGTSNAPRLGSAGNWNRERHRQGTGTGTGRKMSPSPAGAQHAETLGVGKAIAVLTSGGDAQGMNAAVRAVVRVGIYTGARVFFVCEGYQGLVDGGDHIREATWESVSMMLQLGGTVIGSARCQDFRTREGRLRAARNLVKRGITNLCVIGGDGSLTGADTFRAEWGGLLAELLKTGGITAEEAQRSSHLNIVGMVGSIDNDFCGTDMTIGTDSALHRIMEIVDAITTTAQSHQRTFVLEVMGRHCGYLALITALACGADWVFIPESPPEDDWEEHLCRRLAETRDGGSRLNIIIVAEGAIDKHGKPITSDDIKALVVKRLGYDTRVTILGHVQRGGTPSAFDRILASRMGVEAVMALLEGTPDTPACVVSLSGNQAVRLPLMECVQVTKDVTTAMNEGRFEDAVKLRGRSFQNNWNVYKLLAHIRPPATKSGYTVAVMNVGAPAAGMNAAVRATVRIGLIHGHRMLAVHDGFEGLAFGMVEEIGWNTVGSWTGLGGSKLGTKRTLPKKYFEEISANISKFGIHGLIIIGGFEAFTGGLEMVEGRGRFDELCIPLCIVPATVSNNVPGSDFSIGADTALNTITTTCDLIKQSAAGTKRRVFIIETMGGFCGYLATMAGLAAGADAAYIFEEPFSSRDLQANVDHLTEKMKTTVKRGLVLRNERCNENYTTDFIYNLYSEEGKGVFDCRKNVLGHMQQGGSPTPFDRNFGTKMGAKAVAWITGKIKECSRHGRIFANTADSACLLGMRKRSLVFQPIAELRQQTDFEHRIPKEQWWLKLRPILKILAKYNIELDTSETAHLEHLTRKVLVPEATL; from the exons atgggaactggCACCAGTAACGCCCCCAGACTGGGATCGGCAGGGAATTGGAACCGGGAGAGGCACCGGCAGGGAACCGGGACTGGCACCG gcaggaaaATGTCCCCGAGCCCCGCGGGAGCCCAGCACGCCGAGACCCTGGGGGTCGGCAAAGCCATCGCCGTCCTCACCTCCGGGGGGGACGCGCAGG GGATGAACGCGGCCGTGCGTGCCGTGGTGCGCGTGGGGATCTACACCGGGGCCAGGGTGTTCTTCGTGTGTGAG ggCTACCAGGGGCTGGTGGACGGTGGCGACCACATCAGGGAGGCCACGTGGGAGAGCGTGTCCATGATGTTGCAGCTG ggtggcacGGTGATCGGCAGCGCGCGCTGCCAGGATTTCCGCACGCGCGAGGGGCGGCTGCGCGCCGCGCGGAACTTGGTCAAGCGTGGCATCACCAACCTGTGCGTGATCGGCGGCGACGGCAGCCTCACCGGCGCCGACACCTTCCGCGCCGAGTGGGGGGGactcctggcagagctgctcaaaACCG gtggCATCACGGCAGAGGAGGCGCAGCGCTCGAGCCACCTGAACATCGTGGGCATGGTGGGCTCCATCGACAACGACTTCTGCGGCACCGACATGACCATCGGCACCGACTCGGCGCTGCACCGCATCATGGAGATCGTGGACGCCATCACCACCACGGCGCAGAG CCACCAGAGGACCTTTGTGCTGGAGGTGATGGGGCGGCACTGCGG GTACCTGGCGCTGATCACGGCCCTGGCCTGCGGCGCTGATTGGGTTTTCATCCCCGAGTCACCTCCTGAGGATGACTGGGAGGAGCACCTGTGCAGGAGGCTGGCTGAG ACCCGTGACGGCGGCTCCAGGCTCAACATCATCATCGTGGCCGAGGGCGCCATTGACAAGCATGGCAAACCCATCACCTCAGATGACATCAAAGCC CTGGTGGTGAAACGTCTGGGGTACGACACCAGGGTGACCATCCTGGGCCACGTCCAGCGTGGGGGGACTCCCTCAGCCTTCGACCGCATCCTG gccAGCAGGATGGGCGTGGAGGCCGTGATGGCGCTGCTGGAGGGGACGCCGGACACACCGGCCTGCGTGGTCAGTCTGTCCGGCAACCAGGCCGTGCGCCTGCCCCTCATGGAGTGTGTCCAGGTG aCCAAGGACGTCACCACAGCCATGAACGAGGGACGCTTCGAGGACGCGGTGAAGCTGCGGGGCCG GAGCTTTCAGAACAACTGGAATGTCTACAAGCTGCTGGCTCACATCCGCCCGCCTGCCACCAAG agcggGTACACGGTGGCCGTGATGAACGTGGGCGCTCCGGCCGCCGGGATGAACGCGGCCGTGCGGGCGACCGTGAGGATCGGCCTCATCCACGGCCACCGGATGCTCGCAGTGCACGACGGCTTCGAGGGGCTGGCCTTTGGGATG GTGGAGGAGATTGGCTGGAATACCGTGGgcagctggacagggctgggaggatcCAAACTGGGCACCAAGAG GACTCTGCccaagaaatattttgaggaGATCAGCGCCAACATCAGCAAATTTGGGATTCATGGTCTTATCATCATCGGGGGCTTTGAG GCGTTCACGGGTGGCCTGGAGATGGTGGAGGGCCGGGGGCGCTTCGATGAGCTCTGCATCCCCCTGTGCATCGTGCCCGCCACCGTCTCCAACAACGTCCCCGGCTCCGACTTCAGCATCGGCGCCGACACCGCCCTCAACACCATCACCACC ACGTGTGACCTGATCAAGCAGTCGGCCGCAGGCACCAAGCGCCGCGTGTTCATCATCGAGACCATGGGCGGCTTCTGTGGCTACCTGGCCACCATGGCTGGGCTGGCGGCCGGCGCCGACGCCGCCTACATCTTCGAGGAGCCCTTCAGCAGCCGTGACCTGCAg GCCAACGTGGACCACCTGACGGAGAAGATGAAGACCACGGTGAAGAGGGGGCTTGTGCTCAG GAACGAGCGCTGCAATGAGAACTACACCACAGATTTCATCTACAACCTCTACTCCGAGGAGGGCAAAGGGGTTTTTGACTGCCGGAAAAACGTCCTGGGGCACATGCAGCAG ggaggcagCCCCACCCCCTTTGACCGTAATTTCGGCACCAAGATGGGCGCCAAGGCCGTGGCCTGGATCACCGGGAAGATCAAGGAGTGCTCCCGGCatg GCCGGATCTTTGCCAACACGGCTGACTCGGCGTGCCTGCTGGGGATGCGCAAGCGCAGCCTGGTGTTCCAGCCCATCGCTGAGCTGCGCCAGCAGACGGATTTCGA gcACCGCATCCCCAAGGAGCAGTGGTGGCTGAAGCTGCGGCCCATCCTCAAAATCCTGGCCAAGTACAACATCGAGCTGGACACGTCGGAGACGGCGCACCTGGAGCACCTGACCCGCAAGGTCCTGGTCCCCGAGGCCACCCTGTGA
- the PFKM gene encoding ATP-dependent 6-phosphofructokinase, muscle type isoform X4: MSPSPAGAQHAETLGVGKAIAVLTSGGDAQGMNAAVRAVVRVGIYTGARVFFVCEGYQGLVDGGDHIREATWESVSMMLQLGGTVIGSARCQDFRTREGRLRAARNLVKRGITNLCVIGGDGSLTGADTFRAEWGGLLAELLKTGGITAEEAQRSSHLNIVGMVGSIDNDFCGTDMTIGTDSALHRIMEIVDAITTTAQSHQRTFVLEVMGRHCGYLALITALACGADWVFIPESPPEDDWEEHLCRRLAETRDGGSRLNIIIVAEGAIDKHGKPITSDDIKALVVKRLGYDTRVTILGHVQRGGTPSAFDRILASRMGVEAVMALLEGTPDTPACVVSLSGNQAVRLPLMECVQVTKDVTTAMNEGRFEDAVKLRGRSFQNNWNVYKLLAHIRPPATKSGYTVAVMNVGAPAAGMNAAVRATVRIGLIHGHRMLAVHDGFEGLAFGMVEEIGWNTVGSWTGLGGSKLGTKRTLPKKYFEEISANISKFGIHGLIIIGGFEAFTGGLEMVEGRGRFDELCIPLCIVPATVSNNVPGSDFSIGADTALNTITTTCDLIKQSAAGTKRRVFIIETMGGFCGYLATMAGLAAGADAAYIFEEPFSSRDLQANVDHLTEKMKTTVKRGLVLRNERCNENYTTDFIYNLYSEEGKGVFDCRKNVLGHMQQGGSPTPFDRNFGTKMGAKAVAWITGKIKECSRHGRIFANTADSACLLGMRKRSLVFQPIAELRQQTDFEHRIPKEQWWLKLRPILKILAKYNIELDTSETAHLEHLTRKVLVPEATL; this comes from the exons ATGTCCCCGAGCCCCGCGGGAGCCCAGCACGCCGAGACCCTGGGGGTCGGCAAAGCCATCGCCGTCCTCACCTCCGGGGGGGACGCGCAGG GGATGAACGCGGCCGTGCGTGCCGTGGTGCGCGTGGGGATCTACACCGGGGCCAGGGTGTTCTTCGTGTGTGAG ggCTACCAGGGGCTGGTGGACGGTGGCGACCACATCAGGGAGGCCACGTGGGAGAGCGTGTCCATGATGTTGCAGCTG ggtggcacGGTGATCGGCAGCGCGCGCTGCCAGGATTTCCGCACGCGCGAGGGGCGGCTGCGCGCCGCGCGGAACTTGGTCAAGCGTGGCATCACCAACCTGTGCGTGATCGGCGGCGACGGCAGCCTCACCGGCGCCGACACCTTCCGCGCCGAGTGGGGGGGactcctggcagagctgctcaaaACCG gtggCATCACGGCAGAGGAGGCGCAGCGCTCGAGCCACCTGAACATCGTGGGCATGGTGGGCTCCATCGACAACGACTTCTGCGGCACCGACATGACCATCGGCACCGACTCGGCGCTGCACCGCATCATGGAGATCGTGGACGCCATCACCACCACGGCGCAGAG CCACCAGAGGACCTTTGTGCTGGAGGTGATGGGGCGGCACTGCGG GTACCTGGCGCTGATCACGGCCCTGGCCTGCGGCGCTGATTGGGTTTTCATCCCCGAGTCACCTCCTGAGGATGACTGGGAGGAGCACCTGTGCAGGAGGCTGGCTGAG ACCCGTGACGGCGGCTCCAGGCTCAACATCATCATCGTGGCCGAGGGCGCCATTGACAAGCATGGCAAACCCATCACCTCAGATGACATCAAAGCC CTGGTGGTGAAACGTCTGGGGTACGACACCAGGGTGACCATCCTGGGCCACGTCCAGCGTGGGGGGACTCCCTCAGCCTTCGACCGCATCCTG gccAGCAGGATGGGCGTGGAGGCCGTGATGGCGCTGCTGGAGGGGACGCCGGACACACCGGCCTGCGTGGTCAGTCTGTCCGGCAACCAGGCCGTGCGCCTGCCCCTCATGGAGTGTGTCCAGGTG aCCAAGGACGTCACCACAGCCATGAACGAGGGACGCTTCGAGGACGCGGTGAAGCTGCGGGGCCG GAGCTTTCAGAACAACTGGAATGTCTACAAGCTGCTGGCTCACATCCGCCCGCCTGCCACCAAG agcggGTACACGGTGGCCGTGATGAACGTGGGCGCTCCGGCCGCCGGGATGAACGCGGCCGTGCGGGCGACCGTGAGGATCGGCCTCATCCACGGCCACCGGATGCTCGCAGTGCACGACGGCTTCGAGGGGCTGGCCTTTGGGATG GTGGAGGAGATTGGCTGGAATACCGTGGgcagctggacagggctgggaggatcCAAACTGGGCACCAAGAG GACTCTGCccaagaaatattttgaggaGATCAGCGCCAACATCAGCAAATTTGGGATTCATGGTCTTATCATCATCGGGGGCTTTGAG GCGTTCACGGGTGGCCTGGAGATGGTGGAGGGCCGGGGGCGCTTCGATGAGCTCTGCATCCCCCTGTGCATCGTGCCCGCCACCGTCTCCAACAACGTCCCCGGCTCCGACTTCAGCATCGGCGCCGACACCGCCCTCAACACCATCACCACC ACGTGTGACCTGATCAAGCAGTCGGCCGCAGGCACCAAGCGCCGCGTGTTCATCATCGAGACCATGGGCGGCTTCTGTGGCTACCTGGCCACCATGGCTGGGCTGGCGGCCGGCGCCGACGCCGCCTACATCTTCGAGGAGCCCTTCAGCAGCCGTGACCTGCAg GCCAACGTGGACCACCTGACGGAGAAGATGAAGACCACGGTGAAGAGGGGGCTTGTGCTCAG GAACGAGCGCTGCAATGAGAACTACACCACAGATTTCATCTACAACCTCTACTCCGAGGAGGGCAAAGGGGTTTTTGACTGCCGGAAAAACGTCCTGGGGCACATGCAGCAG ggaggcagCCCCACCCCCTTTGACCGTAATTTCGGCACCAAGATGGGCGCCAAGGCCGTGGCCTGGATCACCGGGAAGATCAAGGAGTGCTCCCGGCatg GCCGGATCTTTGCCAACACGGCTGACTCGGCGTGCCTGCTGGGGATGCGCAAGCGCAGCCTGGTGTTCCAGCCCATCGCTGAGCTGCGCCAGCAGACGGATTTCGA gcACCGCATCCCCAAGGAGCAGTGGTGGCTGAAGCTGCGGCCCATCCTCAAAATCCTGGCCAAGTACAACATCGAGCTGGACACGTCGGAGACGGCGCACCTGGAGCACCTGACCCGCAAGGTCCTGGTCCCCGAGGCCACCCTGTGA